The Pocillopora verrucosa isolate sample1 chromosome 2, ASM3666991v2, whole genome shotgun sequence genome has a segment encoding these proteins:
- the LOC131790042 gene encoding uncharacterized protein gives MMSTLCILVFMLVQGHVVCDSEVFPVSIFDVDSVELQQIDSQENDEIEPLQGRSATERLEDPKVTTDDITWMDEIIKNYGFKKHPVADMWTEQPSFEGRLGTENFKTAAEKAEEFFLKFNKNRGISPWELLQKVTKNQNYKLLKITAARYLLVTHILWLVSGKKLTACKEKRDNYTGIPQSWKIPEGGVCFPKPYGSATYKSDYDVGLIGKDSGTVTQKFNSYFQTTFKLPSELVFDTNVYAYTLEFAMPSMFPNLPPSFTSGLRKFEQMGRYKMQELASAYYKVFKYNEGSFKVMKNGAIGKIKDKEAKKELLGWLREFGKMNKQVALRKMKKQPLAEFRLAHNEKYQEYLQSMSQGKTGGYQIQSIDYLAKALLYAAQAYHTRGAIRHVVQGLQMKAIPTCQYYTPLSTYDLWVSMIENWGELNKEYKHCRNISVAKCLMKMSKYLSRMFDAMRVIRRSRLPKKDREGLLDFGTTDDPEFVTHLLLRYRKSGKELSPAANQFVMLFWKKFNCNIFNPHLSYFWWDCLKKIHNEVNAYNKKLAANVNEIEGMELFEPPPNNF, from the exons ATGATGTCCACTTTGTGTATCCTGGTTTTCATGTTGGTGCAAGGACATGTG GTTTGTGATAGTGAGGTCTTTCCAGTCTCCATTTTCGACGTAGATTCTGTCGAACTGCAGCAGATTGATTCGCAGGAAAACGACGAAATTGAGCCTCTCCAAGGAAGAAGCGCTACTGAAAG ATTAGAAGACCCCAAAGTTACCACAGACGATATCACCTGGATGgatgaaattataaaaaacTATGGCTTCAAGAAACACCCCGTAGCTGACATGTGGACGGAACAACCTTCCTTTGAGGGTCGTCTTGGAACCGAGAATTTCAAGACAGCAGCAGAGAAGGCGGAggaattttttctgaaatttaacaaaaaccGTGGCATATCACCTTGGGAACTTTtacaaaaagtgacaaaaaatCAGAACTACAAACTCCTTAAAATTACAGCCGCTAGGTATCTTTTAGTTACTCACATTCTTTGGCTTGTAAGTGGGAAGAAGTTAACAGCTTGCAAGGAAAAGAGAGACAATTACACCGGCATTCCACAAAGTTGGAAGATTCCCGAGGGTGGAGTGTGTTTTCCTAAACCATATGGCAGCGCCACTTACAAATCAGACTACGACGTCGGGCTTATTGGAAAAGATTCTGGAACCGTCACTCAGAAATTTAATAGTTATTTTCAAACAACCTTTAAGTTACCATCGGAGCTTGTATTCGACACAAATGTTTACGCCTACACTCTGGAGTTTGCCATGCCCTCAATGTTTCCCAACCTTCCCCCCTCATTTACTTCCGGTCTTCGCAAATTTGAGCAAATGGGGAGGTACAAAATGCAAGAACTGGCCAGTGCTTATTACAAGGTCTTCAAGTACAACGAAGGTTCCTTTAAGGTGATGAAGAATGGAGCtattggaaaaataaaagataaagaGGCGAAGAAAGAGTTGCTCGGTTGGCTTAGagaatttggaaaaatgaaCAAGCAGGTGGCCTTGAGAAAAATGAAGAAGCAGCCACTGGCTGAGTTCAGATTAGCCCACAATGAGAAGTACCAGGAGTACCTGCAAAGCATGTCACAGGGGAAAACAGGAGGTTACCAAATACAATCAATAG ATTACCTCGCCAAGGCCCTCCTGTACGCTGCACAGGCATATCACACCCGAGGCGCCATTCGACATGTGGTACAGGGTCTTCAGATGAAAGCAATTCCCACGTGTCAATATTACACGCCGCTATCAACTTACGACCTGTGGGTGTCCATGATTGAAAACTGGGGAGAGCTGAATAAGGAGTACAAACACTGTAGAAACATTTCCGTGGCGAAGTGCTTGATGAAGATGAGCAAGTACCTGTCGAGGATGTTTGACGCGATGCGAGTGATCCGCCGTTCCCGTCTGCCAAAGAAAGACAGAGAAGGATTGCTAGACTTCGGAACAACCGACGACCCAGAGTTCGTGACTCACCTTCTACTGCGATACCGAAAGAGTGGCAAGGAACTCTCGCCAGCAGCTAATCAGTTTGTAATGCTTTTTTGGAAAAAGTTCaattgtaatatttttaatccACATCTTTCGTATTTTTGGTGggattgtttgaaaaaaatccacAATGAAGTGAATGCCTACAACAAAAAGTTGGCTGCCAATGTGAACGAGATAGAGGGGATGGAATTGTTTGAACCCCCTCCAAACAATTTTTAA